In a genomic window of Pokkaliibacter sp. MBI-7:
- the fae gene encoding formaldehyde-activating enzyme, whose amino-acid sequence MSTLNLFIGEGFEGPGVNAAHINLVMGPRSGPAGHAFASCLASPTTGHCPFMVVAQPNVPVKPVTLYTNKAAIGSDFHGNATWGASQAGIAKAVTEALLDGTLPAEADNEWCILTANWVNPACDDLDAVYLNNYNACRQAIRAALAGLPDRNDLAGVVKQISNPFYTPKA is encoded by the coding sequence ATGTCCACCCTCAATCTGTTTATCGGCGAAGGCTTTGAAGGCCCCGGCGTCAATGCCGCCCATATCAATCTGGTGATGGGGCCACGTTCCGGCCCGGCAGGCCATGCCTTTGCCTCATGCCTGGCATCACCCACCACAGGCCATTGCCCCTTTATGGTGGTGGCGCAGCCCAATGTGCCGGTCAAGCCTGTCACCCTCTATACCAACAAGGCGGCCATCGGCAGTGACTTCCACGGTAATGCCACCTGGGGCGCTTCGCAGGCGGGCATCGCCAAAGCCGTTACTGAAGCTCTGCTTGATGGCACCCTGCCCGCCGAGGCCGACAACGAGTGGTGCATTCTCACTGCCAACTGGGTCAATCCGGCCTGTGATGATCTGGATGCGGTCTACCTCAACAACTACAACGCCTGCCGTCAGGCCATCCGGGCGGCACTGGCCGGACTGCCTGACCGCAATGATCTGGCCGGTGTGGTGAAGCAGATCAGCAATCCTTTCTACACTCCGAAGGCATAA
- a CDS encoding aldo/keto reductase, producing the protein MEYIKLGRSGLSVSRLCLGTMNMGTPDWKPWIFDEARSEPIVRHALDQGVNFIDLADFYSTGVGEEVVGRIIRRLTRRHELVLTTKVGYAMGQDVNNAGHSRKHIMDAIDGSLSRLGTDYVDIYMLHYFDTTTPVEETMDALNDIVRSGKARYIGVSTMTTWQLAKIMQVCERHGWAKPINMQLQLNCAYREEEREMIPYCQDQGLGVSVFSPLARGLLTGDFNSTRNQTDFFTQQMYGDEASLEIARSVHRVARARGVSAAQIAQAWVLRHSGVSCMLVGADTTAQFDSALAALSTDLSDDELYELERNYTPCDLINDYTAGKRTPRVARPARVDYDNLHLEVV; encoded by the coding sequence ATGGAATACATCAAACTTGGCCGTTCCGGCCTGAGCGTTTCGCGTCTGTGTCTGGGCACCATGAACATGGGCACACCGGACTGGAAGCCGTGGATTTTCGATGAAGCGCGCAGCGAGCCCATCGTGCGTCACGCGCTGGATCAGGGCGTCAACTTTATCGATCTGGCCGATTTTTACTCCACCGGCGTCGGTGAAGAAGTAGTTGGTCGCATTATCAGGCGTCTTACCCGTCGTCATGAGCTGGTGCTGACCACCAAGGTGGGTTACGCCATGGGACAGGACGTCAACAACGCCGGGCACTCGCGCAAGCACATCATGGATGCCATCGACGGATCCCTCAGCCGCCTCGGCACGGACTATGTTGACATCTACATGCTGCATTACTTCGACACCACCACACCGGTGGAAGAAACCATGGATGCCCTCAACGACATCGTGCGCAGTGGCAAGGCCCGATACATCGGCGTGTCTACCATGACCACCTGGCAGCTGGCGAAGATCATGCAGGTGTGCGAGCGCCACGGCTGGGCCAAGCCCATCAATATGCAGCTGCAGCTAAACTGCGCCTACCGCGAGGAAGAGCGGGAAATGATCCCCTACTGTCAGGATCAGGGCCTCGGTGTGTCGGTGTTCAGCCCGCTGGCGCGGGGCCTGCTGACTGGTGACTTCAACTCCACACGCAACCAGACCGACTTCTTCACCCAGCAGATGTACGGCGATGAGGCCTCACTGGAGATCGCCCGCTCGGTGCATCGCGTTGCCCGTGCCCGCGGTGTCAGCGCGGCGCAGATCGCCCAGGCCTGGGTGCTGCGCCACAGCGGCGTGTCCTGCATGCTGGTGGGCGCCGACACCACTGCCCAGTTTGATTCCGCACTGGCCGCCCTCAGCACTGACCTGAGTGACGACGAACTCTACGAGCTGGAGCGCAATTACACCCCCTGTGACCTGATCAACGATTACACCGCCGGTAAGCGCACCCCCCGCGTTGCCCGCCCTGCCCGCGTCGACTACGACAACCTGCATCTGGAGGTGGTATGA
- a CDS encoding type II toxin-antitoxin system HipA family toxin, with protein MTDATTARVMLWGTQVGAVLWDPQRESALFEYDDRFLAAPVELAPLMMPRRKGVYSFSGLPKETFKGLPGMLADALPDKFGNLLIDQWLTATGRDRASFDPVQRLCYIGSRGMGALEFEPVLNNPQVASEKLLFDELVSLAEQALHSKGALATRLEAGQEDKAVQQIISVGTSAGGARAKAVIAYNTATQEIRSGQLQAPAGFTHHLLKLDVSGNSDKEGEDPPAYGRIEYAYYLMARAAGIDMSECRLLEHNGRAHFMTQRFDRLENGSKLHMQSLCAIGHYDFNAAGGYAYEQAMDVIRRVITDPGLQRTALVQQFRRAVFNVVARNQDDHTKNIAFLMDRRGVWRLSPAFDVTYSYNPEGAWTSRHQMTINQRRDGFTLDDLLALGAKANLKKAAARAEIDQIVTVVRQQWPECAAAADVREQAAHAIAAQHRLYFD; from the coding sequence ATGACTGACGCAACCACCGCCAGGGTCATGCTCTGGGGGACGCAGGTTGGTGCGGTGCTGTGGGACCCGCAGCGTGAAAGTGCACTGTTTGAGTACGATGACCGGTTTCTGGCTGCGCCGGTGGAGCTGGCGCCACTGATGATGCCCAGGCGCAAGGGCGTGTATTCCTTTAGTGGGCTGCCGAAGGAAACCTTCAAAGGATTGCCGGGAATGCTGGCCGATGCCTTACCCGACAAGTTCGGTAACCTGCTGATTGATCAGTGGCTGACGGCTACTGGCCGTGATCGGGCCAGTTTCGATCCGGTGCAGCGGCTGTGCTACATCGGCTCCCGCGGTATGGGTGCACTGGAGTTTGAGCCGGTGTTGAACAACCCACAGGTGGCGTCGGAAAAGCTGCTGTTTGATGAGCTGGTCAGCCTGGCTGAGCAGGCACTGCATTCCAAAGGGGCGCTGGCTACCCGGCTGGAAGCAGGGCAGGAAGACAAAGCGGTGCAGCAGATCATTTCCGTCGGCACCTCGGCCGGTGGGGCAAGGGCCAAGGCGGTGATTGCCTATAACACAGCGACGCAGGAAATTCGCTCCGGCCAGTTACAGGCGCCAGCAGGCTTCACCCACCATCTGCTCAAGCTGGATGTTTCCGGTAACAGTGATAAGGAAGGGGAAGACCCGCCTGCCTACGGGCGCATCGAATATGCCTATTATCTGATGGCCCGCGCCGCCGGTATCGATATGAGCGAATGTCGGCTGCTGGAACATAACGGCCGCGCGCACTTTATGACCCAGCGTTTCGATCGTCTCGAGAACGGCAGCAAACTGCATATGCAAAGCCTGTGCGCCATCGGTCACTATGACTTCAACGCTGCCGGGGGCTATGCCTACGAACAGGCCATGGACGTCATTCGTCGGGTGATCACCGACCCCGGCTTGCAGCGCACGGCGCTGGTGCAGCAGTTCCGCCGGGCGGTGTTTAATGTGGTGGCGCGCAATCAGGATGATCACACCAAAAACATCGCCTTCCTGATGGATCGCCGTGGTGTCTGGCGCCTGTCACCGGCTTTTGATGTGACGTATTCCTACAACCCCGAGGGTGCCTGGACGTCCCGCCATCAGATGACCATCAACCAGCGGCGTGACGGCTTTACGCTGGACGATCTGCTGGCACTGGGCGCCAAAGCCAATCTGAAAAAAGCCGCAGCCAGGGCGGAAATCGATCAGATCGTGACCGTGGTCAGGCAACAGTGGCCTGAATGTGCGGCGGCGGCCGACGTCAGGGAGCAGGCTGCCCATGCGATAGCGGCGCAGCACCGGCTGTATTTTGACTGA
- a CDS encoding cupin domain-containing protein yields the protein MDSHYRAGNLFADIPADLSNETFEDIVRYQGVVIERITSLGHRTSEDSWYDQPQHEWVMVVQGSARLLFEDGVELALQPGDYVNIPAHCKHRVSWTDPDQPTLWLAVHYPR from the coding sequence ATGGACAGCCACTACCGGGCAGGGAATCTGTTCGCTGATATCCCCGCCGATCTCAGCAATGAAACCTTTGAGGACATCGTGCGTTATCAGGGGGTGGTGATCGAGCGCATCACCTCCCTCGGCCATCGCACATCAGAGGACAGCTGGTACGACCAGCCTCAGCACGAATGGGTGATGGTGGTGCAGGGCAGTGCCCGTCTGCTGTTTGAGGATGGTGTGGAGCTGGCCTTGCAGCCTGGGGACTACGTCAACATCCCTGCACACTGCAAACATCGGGTCAGCTGGACCGACCCGGATCAGCCCACCCTTTGGTTGGCTGTGCACTATCCAAGGTAG
- a CDS encoding DUF1446 domain-containing protein, giving the protein MSPAQQTDTSSPVRTAFIGCGAGFAGDRPEAAVALVQDLASRPGPAYLFYELLAERTLAEAQMRKLANADTGYASKLFRFLDPVVADCLRYGIPIITNGGAANPLAAARRLHAELQQRGLSARIACVLGDDLSDRLNADTDWLPADCPFAEVLSCNVYIGADGIVDALNQGADIVIGGRIADPSLVVGALRHAHQWAADDWQQIALATAAGHLLECCTQVSGGYFAHPGYKAVADLAHLGCPIAEVSASGSLVITKTAGSGGCVTEQTVKEQLLYEVHNPAAYLTPDVTLDISGVTLSTVGPDRVQVHGVQGHPAPATLKGNLGLRGLWFGEADISYAGPGASERGLQAIEILQTRLAQYFPTLKPQLDLIGVASLFNDRDGQWRDSCQHISSEDVRVRLGIVDRDAQAIDEALQEVEALYLNGPAGGGGVRRHLSESLRTQSFLIDREQIKATLVWS; this is encoded by the coding sequence ATGTCACCTGCACAGCAGACCGATACCTCTTCACCTGTTCGCACCGCCTTCATCGGCTGCGGCGCTGGCTTTGCCGGTGACCGCCCGGAAGCTGCCGTGGCACTGGTGCAGGATCTCGCCAGCCGTCCCGGCCCGGCTTACCTGTTTTATGAACTGCTGGCAGAACGCACGCTGGCAGAAGCGCAGATGCGCAAGCTGGCCAATGCCGATACCGGCTATGCCAGCAAGCTGTTCCGTTTTCTTGACCCTGTCGTGGCCGACTGCCTGCGCTATGGCATTCCGATTATCACCAATGGCGGCGCAGCCAACCCGTTAGCCGCAGCCAGACGCCTGCATGCCGAGCTGCAGCAGCGTGGCCTGTCTGCCCGTATTGCCTGCGTATTGGGCGATGATCTGAGCGATCGGCTGAACGCCGATACCGACTGGCTGCCCGCCGACTGTCCGTTCGCGGAGGTATTGTCCTGCAACGTCTATATCGGCGCCGATGGGATCGTCGATGCACTGAATCAGGGGGCAGATATTGTGATTGGTGGCCGTATCGCCGACCCGTCACTGGTGGTCGGCGCCCTGCGTCATGCTCACCAGTGGGCCGCCGATGACTGGCAGCAGATCGCACTGGCGACCGCAGCCGGTCATCTGCTGGAATGCTGCACCCAGGTCAGCGGTGGCTATTTCGCCCACCCCGGCTACAAAGCTGTCGCCGATCTGGCTCATCTGGGCTGCCCCATCGCTGAGGTATCCGCGAGCGGCTCACTGGTCATCACCAAAACCGCTGGCAGCGGTGGCTGTGTGACCGAGCAGACGGTCAAGGAACAGCTGCTGTACGAAGTCCACAACCCTGCCGCCTATCTCACCCCCGATGTCACCCTCGATATCAGCGGCGTCACCCTGAGCACCGTCGGCCCGGATCGGGTGCAGGTGCATGGCGTGCAGGGGCACCCTGCCCCCGCCACACTCAAGGGTAATTTGGGCTTGCGTGGCCTGTGGTTTGGCGAGGCTGACATTTCCTACGCCGGGCCGGGTGCCAGTGAGCGCGGCCTGCAGGCCATCGAGATATTGCAGACCCGGCTGGCACAGTACTTTCCCACGCTCAAACCGCAACTGGATCTGATCGGCGTGGCAAGCCTGTTCAATGATCGGGATGGCCAGTGGCGCGATAGCTGCCAGCACATCAGCAGTGAGGATGTACGGGTACGGCTGGGCATCGTTGACCGTGATGCACAGGCCATTGATGAAGCACTGCAGGAAGTGGAAGCCCTCTACCTGAACGGCCCGGCAGGCGGTGGTGGTGTGCGGCGACACCTCAGTGAGTCACTGCGCACCCAGTCATTCCTGATCGATCGTGAGCAGATCAAAGCCACTCTGGTATGGAGCTGA
- a CDS encoding LysR substrate-binding domain-containing protein, with amino-acid sequence MFHQRQLQAFVQTAELASFTQAAKQVHLTQPALSYLIRKLEEELGVELFARNTRKVILTEAGELFLGHARRILADMSLALHDTRNVRQLAQGHLTIAGLPSVASSLLPRTIARFGARHPRVTVALRDGLAGQVHSWVEKGEVDMGLASPLEENRELQFEPLFRDDLILLTPTRVVLPGSSPWQGLQDMPYIAMTPGSSARRFADLAMQHAAVSFKPTWELSFMSSAIAMVRARLGFALLPASSVDVFNLENVTLVPLNTQEPREIGILQRKPVHTSPALEAFLRCLREEIAADRTELSDGDQI; translated from the coding sequence ATGTTCCATCAGCGTCAACTGCAGGCCTTTGTGCAAACGGCAGAACTCGCCAGCTTTACTCAGGCGGCCAAACAGGTGCACCTCACCCAGCCTGCACTGAGCTATCTGATCCGTAAGCTGGAGGAGGAGCTGGGTGTGGAGCTGTTCGCCCGCAATACCCGGAAAGTAATTCTGACGGAGGCGGGGGAGCTGTTTCTTGGCCATGCCCGGCGCATTCTGGCCGATATGTCACTGGCTCTGCATGACACTCGCAACGTACGTCAGCTGGCGCAGGGACATCTGACCATTGCAGGCCTGCCATCGGTTGCTTCATCACTATTGCCACGCACCATTGCCCGGTTCGGTGCGCGTCATCCCCGCGTCACCGTAGCACTGAGAGACGGGCTGGCTGGGCAGGTACACAGCTGGGTAGAGAAGGGTGAGGTGGATATGGGGCTGGCATCACCACTGGAAGAGAACCGCGAGCTGCAGTTTGAGCCGCTGTTCCGGGATGATCTGATTCTGCTGACGCCCACCCGGGTGGTACTGCCGGGCTCTTCACCGTGGCAGGGTCTGCAGGATATGCCTTATATCGCCATGACACCTGGTTCCAGTGCCCGGCGTTTTGCCGATCTGGCCATGCAGCACGCTGCGGTCAGCTTCAAACCCACCTGGGAGCTGAGCTTTATGAGCTCGGCCATTGCCATGGTGCGTGCCCGGCTCGGTTTTGCGCTGCTGCCTGCTTCCAGTGTCGATGTTTTCAACCTGGAGAACGTTACGCTGGTGCCACTCAACACGCAGGAACCAAGGGAGATAGGCATCCTCCAGCGCAAACCCGTGCATACGTCACCGGCTCTCGAAGCCTTTCTACGTTGCCTGCGTGAGGAGATTGCTGCTGACAGGACTGAGCTGTCTGATGGGGATCAAATCTGA
- a CDS encoding helix-turn-helix transcriptional regulator: MNFDVMSDQAILATLGSRLKDTRLQQRLSQEELATLSGVGIATVKRVESGDGMSLTTLISLLRALGKLDQLQSLLADAGISPLQAASAGKRSRPVQRIRRKSPPSQPVVDNRSTQVQEPAAGWVWGDESV, encoded by the coding sequence ATGAACTTCGACGTAATGAGTGATCAGGCCATTTTGGCCACACTGGGTAGTCGCCTGAAAGACACCCGTCTGCAACAGCGCCTGTCACAGGAAGAGCTGGCCACCTTGTCCGGGGTAGGGATTGCGACGGTGAAGCGGGTGGAAAGTGGCGATGGCATGAGCCTGACGACACTGATCTCACTGCTGCGCGCGCTGGGCAAACTCGACCAGTTACAATCGCTGCTGGCTGATGCCGGTATCAGTCCGCTGCAGGCGGCGTCGGCAGGTAAACGCAGCAGACCGGTGCAGCGTATCCGGCGTAAGTCACCGCCCAGCCAGCCTGTCGTAGATAACAGGTCAACGCAGGTGCAGGAACCTGCGGCAGGATGGGTTTGGGGTGATGAGAGTGTGTAA
- a CDS encoding NAD-dependent succinate-semialdehyde dehydrogenase, which yields MNLSRPELLQRDSYIRGEWHSSHSRYPVLNPATGECLTEVTRAGAAEAQQAIAAAREALAGWKALTAKERSQKVRRWGELMLANQDDLALLLTSEQGKPLAEAKGEVAYAASFLEWFAEEAKRIYGDVIPSHRSDARIVVTREAVGVVAAITPWNFPLAMVTRKAGPALAAGCTLILKPSEETPLSAHALAVLAAEAGIPAGVFNVLSGDAAAIGGELMQSSTVRKVSFTGSTRTGKLLMRQAADTVKKISLELGGNAPFIVFDDADLEAAIEGAMASKFRNTGQTCVCVNRFLVQDGIHDRFVARLKDAIAALKVDNGLTPGATQGPLINQPALEKVERHVTDALQQGAQLQCGGARHALGGTFYQPTLLTGATTSMMLAAEETFGPVAAVFRFSSEAEAVALANATESGLSAYCYTRDIGRAWRMGEALESGMVGINQGMISTEVAPFGGIKESGLGREGSRYGIEEYVEMKYLLMGL from the coding sequence ATGAACCTCAGTCGTCCTGAGCTGCTACAACGCGACAGTTATATTCGTGGTGAATGGCATAGCAGCCACAGCCGTTACCCGGTACTCAACCCTGCCACCGGCGAATGCCTGACCGAGGTGACGCGTGCCGGAGCTGCCGAAGCCCAGCAGGCCATCGCTGCGGCCAGGGAGGCACTGGCAGGCTGGAAAGCCCTGACGGCCAAAGAGCGCAGCCAGAAAGTCCGGCGCTGGGGCGAGCTGATGCTGGCCAATCAGGATGACCTCGCCCTGCTGCTGACCTCGGAACAGGGCAAGCCGCTGGCCGAAGCCAAAGGCGAAGTGGCCTATGCGGCCAGCTTTCTGGAGTGGTTCGCCGAGGAAGCCAAGCGCATTTATGGTGATGTGATCCCCAGCCACCGCAGTGATGCACGCATTGTCGTCACCCGCGAAGCCGTTGGTGTGGTCGCCGCCATCACACCGTGGAATTTCCCGCTGGCGATGGTTACCCGCAAGGCCGGTCCGGCGCTGGCAGCAGGATGTACTCTGATTCTCAAACCCTCGGAAGAAACTCCGCTCTCTGCCCACGCACTGGCGGTACTGGCCGCAGAAGCAGGCATCCCTGCTGGCGTGTTCAACGTGCTGTCGGGGGATGCGGCCGCTATCGGCGGTGAGCTGATGCAGTCCAGCACCGTGCGTAAGGTCTCTTTCACCGGCTCGACCCGCACCGGCAAACTGCTGATGCGGCAAGCGGCGGATACCGTCAAGAAGATTTCGCTGGAACTGGGCGGTAACGCACCTTTTATCGTTTTCGACGATGCGGATCTGGAGGCAGCGATTGAAGGCGCCATGGCCTCGAAGTTTCGTAACACCGGCCAGACCTGTGTGTGCGTCAATCGCTTTCTAGTACAGGACGGTATCCACGACCGGTTTGTCGCCCGGCTCAAGGACGCTATTGCCGCGCTGAAAGTTGATAACGGCCTGACCCCCGGTGCAACGCAGGGGCCGCTGATCAACCAGCCTGCGCTTGAGAAAGTCGAGCGCCATGTCACGGATGCCCTGCAGCAGGGAGCACAGTTGCAGTGCGGCGGTGCCCGTCACGCCCTCGGCGGCACCTTCTATCAGCCGACGCTGCTGACCGGTGCGACGACTTCCATGATGCTGGCAGCGGAAGAAACCTTCGGCCCGGTGGCTGCCGTCTTCCGCTTCAGCAGCGAAGCAGAAGCCGTCGCTCTGGCCAACGCTACCGAATCCGGCCTGTCCGCCTACTGCTATACCCGCGATATCGGCCGTGCCTGGCGCATGGGTGAAGCGCTGGAAAGCGGTATGGTCGGGATCAATCAGGGGATGATCTCCACCGAAGTCGCGCCCTTTGGCGGCATCAAGGAATCCGGCCTCGGTCGCGAAGGCTCGCGCTACGGCATCGAGGAATATGTGGAGATGAAGTATCTGCTGATGGGGTTATAA